A region of Betta splendens chromosome 13, fBetSpl5.4, whole genome shotgun sequence DNA encodes the following proteins:
- the atm gene encoding serine-protein kinase ATM isoform X2, which translates to MSLLDLHDLLGCCRGLGNDRATERKKEVERFRRILRKPQVVLELDRTSAAKAKGSSSLTWDSVFRFLQCYVQKETESMQSSRAVTATALTSRKKKMAEMCSLVKFFIRCANKRGPRLKCSELLKHVMEVLQNSYSCSAFGEDYSSLLVKDILHVRKYWRDISADLWQKLLDLYCNLFSSSSKSISHVLVSRVIHTLVQGCCMQTDGSNHTLFSFFSKTLLNVRQEKHLTVLEHLISALNIFLRSAAINCRMRVCKLGEELLPSILHVWMDMRPSLALQEEIKEFFNLQICIHHPKGAKTQDTGAYAEDWTRWQTQLYNLYNALVGEISHIGSRGKYFTGTRHIAVKDNLIELTADICHQLFSDDSNAHVLDVTEASSRSTQLGSPIHGSACKRRRIELGWQVLREKLQPQHSDFDVIPWLQITAVLASKYPSMVPTQELVPLLSVLHQLLAEQRRGERGPYVLRCLREVARCQACCPERARVHGAELDRLWRRVWALALRGVSSPPTEALSLDLLCSIVQGGLISIDREFWKLFSGSACKPSQSAALCLSQALSKCPVPKSLSLRSSWEYVGITEGSASQNLKETLIAWLLMSDQSEEMEETSRPHPIICRDFPYNVIANILVSLTLKDTRAGLMFLQGSEGVQSVSVHEQAPPDTEDILEEIMRLYLQFSFSPLPSKSRKAEESVKTSPPQAQFAADTGLRNKLEQSLLCVAGNLLNCYSPDSASTPPECLVRCFSLLAGVLAAYVSTGCLTEAEVCHSQLFTKAKEVARDFSAYISSVKVKMSEERTMATLRATMKLCAPLVDGKIKIGVQPVSSSLIIKILPAGLLNDLSEICKLLLSSVSKKASVQSVDEDDHIDDDLDLTRTQQANDIDLFEDEEEPNSSNSGTQRHLGDNTDTACGPGAKCLLAEDQLAQQDLALLAVLELLCKCGSRQPVAGLLFKPQDVLRKLLLLVEQPDFSKALHLHMYLVLLKNLPAEDSLSPEEFDLLLRPLADLCGMYRQDQEICAAVLLALLPSIRSLGRTHQLPEEMRHVHGSLLKVLSAFCYLSDTGKYTATVRVALVRCLVSLLEADPGCKWAVLPSTGSDEGEDRPVSVVLPSHLADADHRVRMLVATSVERLFLEVKSGHPHKKMLPLKDQQAAFENVYLKAQEGMRLPRSCASTDQEDEVFNRKATLLKSLSVVLCCSPVCEKQSLFALFQSYKENNIEEQLLKKVLCSVSRALGYRSVKSFVSSHLHYLVAEWLAQRQSDDRYTLGSFPFNLLDLNTVKDFYDSTYQVLVPHLVFLDDFEQVKSIGRCLNKDWKELLAACFPKIMVNILPYFSMCGPDSQVAQQRQKAHRVYDLLKDDNCLGKQQIDSLIHGNLADIVVELLMTLYEGGAPDGDRGDLKRFIGELDPVPNPPYFGSYVIKATLDYLSKCHSATHKSLVAILSKTPISIQRILLAVCEKAEETTNSYERHRILLMYHLFVKLLLREVKDGLGGAWAFVLRDIIYTVIHHINSRPVECDEVSTRSLSLCCDLLSSVFQAALQFCDDALDCHLQVIVGTLTAQVTCRPVISQQVLSLLEFLVIENQQKLKGAISRLEPFPDLPEFRELRSVQQKIKYRTGTFTPMQEITHFLSVASCDSLPLTRLEGLKELTRKLHDNKGQIKELLKECQSDPADSVLVKLVLSLLQLCKLAANHPGGADILDAAGSCLGELGPVDLSTIALLHGRDLLYEKAVSLFTCTELQSVYIILNCMNDALTQQRIEVRRAAAQCVKNILATRSGLDFWEKHKDNRDPMLTYLNPFRKTKSKLAAVSAEVSSEAREKLESLGFWIPQVGGHKTWLKALCTTLLDSGAVTSEALLLSRPLCLVSVDCCQRLLPLIIHSILLHDSDGSWRELLSSHIQGFFSFCSRSAQASSRSATPLNSDSESDAASQGLYDKTSLRTMLAVVDYLRHQQRPLDSQSNSCGTVCHSNFWLDLNYLVVASAAQSCSAHFTALLYTEIYVDKVKAKMEENLRSRSRATRKLNFEENSQNFTISSLTEKTMEETNISLQELLINVYRSIGEPDSLYGCGGETIPNPLTRIRTYEHEAMWGKALASYDLHATLPEVTRLVGIVEGLQNFGLSSILTTYMRGLESEGVEWGAELRELRFQAAWRNTQWDCELSERSEKSKPGFHESVFCSLQALRDKEFSIFEDKLKQARVAEVEELCKGSLEAVSSLYPTLRNLQVIRELESVEQLFSRPFSDESLRDVCSRWRKHSELLTDSDFALVEPILAVRSVAQHSLMSRVGDPDGTQYLGSVITDHLMELCRLARKAGNTQQAERAVYLMKQHGGAGAWALAPVLSWQLEEAQVFWAKGEQGLALSLLREMIHNLEEKVNLNPAIKPVYTECLRLCGNWLAETCLESPGVILDNYLERAVEVIEEESGVQDARLQRQRTEAFLSLARFSDAQYQSIDKYMNSSEFENKQALLEKAKEEVDLMKERKVLSNRYTIKVQREMELDQKALSNLQSDRQRFLCKAVENYIQCLEQGEEHDTWVFRLASLWLQNAGVKDVNDMMKKGVKQIPSYKFLPLMYQLAARMGTKMTTGTGEDAGFDSVLHDLICRASLEHPHHTLFIIFALVNANNDENFCRGRLSKSAPGQPSPFDVARSDMARKIISVLRKKRGQMIRGVERLCDAYIALANMDASKHKTEKKAIPIPADQPLMQIKDLDEVATPTMEIKVDPSGCYDNLVTVRSFMPRYHLAGGVNLPKIIDCVGSDGKSRRQLVKGQDDLRQDAVMQQVFSMCSMLLQRNTDTRKRKLNIRRYKVVPFSQRSGVLEWCSGTMPIGEFLVDPTKGAHKRFRPQDSSNLACRKQMMEAQRLGFDEKLQTYMEVCKNFRPVFRYFCMERFLDPAVWMEKRLAYTRSVATSSIVGYIVGLGDRHIQNILIDEQTAELVHIDLGVAFEQGKILPTPETVPFRLSRDIVDGMGITGVEGVFRRCCEKTMEVMRNSQEALLTIVEVLLYDPLFDWTMNPLKAFHLQHDEQQELNATLGSTMGGDVIDNQCKSSDSQSFNKVAERVLLRLQEKLKGVEEGTVLSIGGQVNLLIQQAMDPKNLSRLFPGWQAWV; encoded by the exons AAGGAGCCAAGACACAGGATACAG GTGCCTATGCTGAGGACTGGACCAGGTGGCAGACTCAGCTTTACAACTTATATAACGCTTTGGTTGGAGAAATCAGCCATATCGGGAGCAGAGGGAAATATTTTACAGGGACAAGACACATAGCTGTCAAAGACAATCTCATCGAGCTCACAGCGGACATCTGTCACCAG CTGTTCAGTGATGACAGTAATGCCCATGTACTGGATGTGACCGAGGCCTCCAGCAGATCCACCCAGTTGGGCAGTCCCATCCACGGATCAGCATGCAAGCGGCGCCGCATTGAACTCGGCTGGCAAGTCCTCCGAGAGAAGCTACAGCCTCAGCACAGCGACTTCGACGTCATACcatg GCTGCAGATCACTGCAGTGCTTGCCTCCAAGTATCCGTCCATGGTGCCCACTCAGGAACTGGTCCCACTGCTGTCAGTGCTGCACCAGCTCCTGGCAGAGCagcggaggggggagagggggccgTACGTGCTGCGTTGTCTGAGGGAGGTGGCCCGGTGCCAGGCCTGCTGTCCAGAGAGGGCGCGCGTGCACGGAGCAGAGCTGgacaggctgtggaggagggtGTGGGCCTTGGCCCTGCGAGGGGTCAGCTCACCCCCAACGGAGGCTCTTAGCCTGGACCTGCTCTGCTCCATTGTCCAGGGTGGACTGATAAGTATTGACAGAGAGTTCTGGAAGCTCTTCTCAGGATCTGCATGCAAACCATCCCA GAGTGCAGCGCTCTGTCTTTCTCAGGCCTTATCAAAATGTCCAGTTCCTAAGAGTCTAAGTTTAAGGTCAAGCTGGGAATATGTGGGAATCACGGAGGGATCGGCTTCACAAAACCTGAAGGAGACTCTCATAGCCTGGCTGCTAATGAGCGATCAGAGcgaagagatggaggagaccTCCAGACCTCATCCCATCATCTGCAG GGACTTTCCATACAACGTAATTGCAAACATCCTGGTTTCCTTGACCTTGAAAGACACCAGAGCTGGCCTGATGTTTCTGCAGGGTTCTGAAGGAGTACAGAG tgtttctgtacaTGAACAAGCTCCACCTGATACCGAAGACATCCTGGAAGAAATTATGAGGCTATACCTGCAGTTCAGCTTCAGCCCGCTGCCCTCCAAGAGCCGAAAGGCCGAGGAGTCGGTGAAGACGTCTCCGCCTCAGGCCCAGTTCGCTGCTGACACTGGGCTCAGAAACAAATTAGAGCAATCTCTTCTTTGTGTGGCTGGCAACCTACTCAACTGCTACTCTCCTGAT TCTGCGTCCACCCCTCCAGAGTGTCTGGTGCGCTGTTTCAGTCTACTCGCTGGTGTCCTAGCAGCGTATGTCTCCACAGGATGTCTGACTGAGGCGGAGGTCTGCCACTCACAGCTCTTCACTAAAGCAAAG GAGGTGGCTCGGGACTTCAGTGCGTATATTTCCAGTGTCAAAGTGAAGATGTCGGAGGAGAGGACCATGGCCACTCTGAGGGCCACCATGAAACTCTGTGCGCCATTGGTTGATGGAAAAATTAAG ATTGGTGTTCAGCCTGTCTCCTCCAGTCTCATAATTAAGATTTTACCAGCTGGTCTGCTCAATGATCTGTCAGAAATCTGCAAACTGTTG TTGAGCAGTGTTTCCAAGAAGGCCAGTGTGCAGTCAGTGGATGAAGATGATCATATAGATGATGACTTGGACCTTACCAGAACACAACAAGCAAATGATATTGACCTGtttgaagatgaggaggagcccAATAGTAGCAACAGTGGGACTCAAAGACACCTGGGAGACAACACAGACACCGCGTGTGGTCCGG GTGCAAAATGCCTCTTGGCGGAGGATCAGCTGGCCCAGCAGGACCTGGCCCTGCTCGCGGTCCTGGAGCTCTTGTGCAAATGTGGCTCTCGACAGCCTGTGGCCGGCCTCCTTTTTAAACCGCAGGATGTGCTGCGCAagttgctgctgttggtggaGCAGCCAGACTTCAGCAAAGCCCTGCACCTGCACAtg TATCTTGTCCTGCTGAAGAATCTTCCTGCTGAGGATTCACTTTCTCCAGAGGAATTTGATTTGTTGCTCCGCCCTCTGGC GGACCTGTGCGGTATGTACCGTCAGGACCAGGAGATCTGTGCGGCTGTGCTGCTGGCTTTGTTACCCTCCATCAGGAGCCTGGGGAGAACCCATCAACTGCCAGAGGAAATGAGACATGTGCATGGATCTCTACTGAAAGTGCTGTCTGCATTCTG TTACCTGAGCGACACAGGGAAGTACACGGCAACTGTGCGAGTTGCTCTAGTGCGGTGTCTGGTTTCTTTGCTGGAG gctGACCCGGGCTGTAAATGGGCAGTGCTGCCTTCCACAGGTTCTGACGAAGGGGAGGACCGTCCAGTGTCTGTCGTCCTCCCGTCTCACCTCGCAGATGCTGACCATCGAGTCCGCATGCTGGTAGCCACGTCGGTTGAGAG GTTGTTTCTGGAGGTGAAATCGGGGCATCCGCACAAAAAGATGTTGCCATTAAAAGACCAGCAGGCTGCTTTTGAAAATGTTTACCTAAAGGCCCAGGAAGGAATGAGGCTCCCA AGAAGCTGTGCTTCAACAGACCAGGAGGATGAAGTGTTCAACCGAAAGGCCACCCTGCTGAAGAGCCTGTCCGTTGTGCTGTGTTGTAGCCCCGTGTGTGAGAAACAGTCGCTGTTTGCTCTTTTTCAGTCATACAAAGAGAACAATATTGAGGAACAGCTCCTCAAAAAG gtgcTGTGCAGTGTATCCAGAGCACTGGGCTACAGGAGTGTGAAATCATTTGTCAGTTCTCACCTGCACTACCTGGTTGCCGAGTGGCTCGCACAAAGACAATCAGATGACCGCTACACGCTTGGCTCTTTTCCCTTCAATCTGCTGGACCTCAACACGGTCAAAGATTTCTATGA CTCTACCTACCAGGTACTGGTCCCCCACCTGGTTTTCCTGGACGACTTTGAACAGGTGAAGTCTATTGGCAGATGCCTCAACAAGGATTGGAAAGAGCTCCTGGCCGCCTGCTTCCCCAAGATCATGGTCAACATCCTGCCGTACTTCTCCATGTGTGGGCCAGACTCGCAGGTTGCGCAGCAGAGGCAAAAGGCCCACAGGGTGTATGACCTGCTCAAAGATGACAACTGTCTAGGAAAACAG CAAATCGACAGCCTGATCCACGGCAACCTGGCAGACATAGTGGTCGAGCTGCTCATGACTCTGTATGAAGGAGGTGCACCTGATGGGGACAGAGGAGACCTGAAGCGCTTCATAGg GGAACTTGACCCTGTACCCAATCCTCCATACTTCGGCTCCTATGTGATCAAAGCTACTCTGGACTACCTCAGCAAGTGCCACAGTGCAACACACAAGTCTTTAGTAGCCATTCTGTCAAAGACACCG ATTTCCATTCAGAGAATTCTGCTGGCGGTGTGTGAAAAGGCCGAGGAGACGACCAACAGCTATGAGCGCCACCGCATTCTGCTCATGTATCACCTGTTTgtcaagctgctgctcagagaagTGAAGGACGGCCTGGGAGGAGCCTGGGCGTTTGTCCTCCGAGACATCATCTACACAGTCATACACCATATTAACAGCAG ACCAGTTGAGTGTGATGAGGTTTCTACCCGAAGCCTCTCTCTGTGCTGCGACCTGTTAAGCTCCGTGTTTCAGGCAGCACTGCAGTTCTGCGATGATGCTCTTGACTGCCACCTACAGGTCATTGTTGGAACTCTTACAGCTCAGGTGACCTGTCGACCAGTCATCTCGCAGCAG GTGCTCAGTCTCCTTGAGTTTCTGGTAATAGAGAACCAACAGAAGTTGAAGGGAGCCATCAGCAGACTGGAGCCTTTTCCTGACCTGCCTGAATTCAGAGAGCTGCGGTCTGTACAGCAAAAAATCAAATATAGAACTGGGACCTTTACTCCAATGCAG GAGATAACCCACTTTCTGTCAGTGGCATCCTGTGACTCCCTACCTCTGACCAGACTGGAGGGACTGAAAGAGCTGACCAGGAAACTGCATGACAATAAGGGACAAATCAAAGAGCTGCTGAAAGAGTGCCAGT CTGATCCCGCTGATAGTGTGCTGGTGAAACTGGTCCTtagtctgctgcagctctgcaagcTAGCGGCCAAccatcctggaggagctgacATTCTTG acgctgcaggaagCTGCCTGGGAGAACTGGGTCCAGTGGATTTGTCCACCATTGCGCTGCTTCACGGCAGAGACCTCCTTTATGAAAAGGCCGTGTCTCTCTTCACCTGCACTGAGCTGCAGTCCGTGTACATCATCCTCAACTGCATGAACGACGCACTCACCCAGCAGCG TATTGAGGTGAGGCgggcagcagctcagtgtgtgaaaaaCATCCTCGCCACGCGGTCAGGACTGGACTTCTgggagaaacacaaagacaacagggACCCCATGCTGACTTATCTCAACCCATTTCGAAAAACTAAGAGCAAG CTGGCTGCTGTAAGTGCTGAGGTGAGTTCGGAGGCCAGGGAGAAGCTGGAAAGTTTGGGGTTTTGGATTCCTCAGGTGGGTGGACACAAGACCTGGCTAAAAGCGCTATGCACCACCCTGCTGGACAGTGGAGCGGTCACAAGTGAGGCTCTGCTACTGTCAAGACCACTGTGTCTG GTGAGCGTGGACTGCTGTCAGAGGCTGCTGCCTCTCATCATTCACTCCATTCTGCTACATGACTCCGATGGCTCATGGAGGGAGTTGCTCTCATCTCACATCCAAGGTTTTTTCAGCTTTTGTTCAAGAAGTGCACAGGCCTCCAGTCGCTCTGCCACACCTCTTAACTCTGACTCTG AGTCAGATGCTGCCAGTCAGGGTTTGTATGACAAAACCTCTCTGCGTACCATGCTGGCAGTTGTTGACTACCTCAGACACCAACAGAGACCACTGGACTCTcagag tAACTCCTGTGGCACAGTGTGTCACTCAAACTTCTGGCTGGACCTAAATTATCTGGTGGTGGCTTCAGCTGCTCAATCCTGTTCTGCTCACTTTACTGCACTGCTTTACACTGAGATTTATGTTGATAAAGTCAAAGCTAAGATGGAGGAAAATCTGAG ATCCAGGTCCAGAGCAACTCGTAAACTCAATTTTGAAGAAAACAGCCAGAACTTCACCATCTCCAGCCTGACTGAGAAGACTATGGAAGAAACCAACATTAGCCTGCAA GAGCTGCTGATCAATGTGTATCGAAGCATCGGAGAGCCGGATAGTCTGTATGGCTGTGGAGGGGAGACGATACCCAATCCACTGACCAG GATTCGAACCTATGAGCATGAAGCTATGTGGGGGAAGGCCCTGGCTTCATATGACCTGCATGCTACTCTGCCTGAGGTCACTCGACTAGTGGGAATCGTGGAG GGTCTGCAAAACTTTGGCTTGAGCAGCATCCTCACTACCTACATGAGGGGTTTGGAGAGTGAAGGGGTGGAATGGGGAGCTGAGCTGAGAGAGCTCCGCTTCCAGGCCGCCTGGAGGAACACCCAGTGGGACTGTGAGCTGTCAGAGAG GAGTGAGAAATCCAAACCTGGTTTCCATGAATCAGTCTTCTGTTCCCTGCAAGCACTGAGAGACAAAGAGTTCTCCATATTTGAAGACAAGCTAAAACAAGCCAG GGTTGCAGAGGTGGAGGAACTGTGCAAAGGGAGTTTAGAGGCAGTGTCCTCTCTGTACCCCACCCTCAGGAACCTGCAGGTCATCAGGGAGCTGGAGAGTGTTGAACAGCTCTTCTCTAG GCCTTTCTCAGATGAATCTCTTAGGGACGTTTGCAGTCGGTGGCGTAAACACTCTGAGCTGCTCACTGACAGTGACTTTGCTTTGGTGGAGCCTATTCTGGCGGTCCGCTCTGTGGCTCAGCACTCACTGATGTCCAGGGTGGGAGACCCCGATGGCACACAGTACCTCGGCTCTGTGATCACGGATCACCTCATGGAGCTCTGCCGGCTGGCCCGCAAGGCTGGAAACACCCAG CAGGCAGAGCGGGCGGTATACCTCATGAagcagcacggtggtgcaggAGCCTGGGCTCTAGCTCCAGTGTTGTCGTGGCAACTAGAGGAGGCCCAGGTGTTCTGGGCAAAGGGAGAGCAGGGTCTAGCTCTGAGCCTGTTGAGAGAGATGATACATAACCTAGAAGAGAAG GTGAACCTAAATCCTGCAATTAAACCAGTCTACACTGAATGCTTAAGACTTTGTGGGAACTGGTTGGCTGAGACCTGCCTGGAAAGTCCTGGAGTTATCCTGGATAATTACTTGGAGAGG GCGGTGGAGGTCATCGAGGAGGAGTCAGGAGTGCAGGACGCCAGGCTGCAGCGTCAGCGGACTGAGGCCTTCCTGTCTCTGGCGCGCTTCTCTGATGCTCAGTACCAGAGCATCGACAAGTACATGAACTCCTCTGAGTTCGAGAACAAGCAGGCCCTGCTGGAAAAGGCCAAGGAAGAAGTGGACTTGATGAAGGAGCGTAAGGTGTTGTCCAACag ATACACGATAAAGGTGCAAAGAGAGATGGAGCTGGACCAGAAGGCTCTGTCTAAcctgcagtcagacagacagcgcTTTCTGTGTAAGGCTGTGGAGAATTACATCCAGTGCCTGGAACAAGGTGAAGAGCATGACACCTGGGTGTTCCGCCTGGCTTCGCTGTGGCTGCAGAACGCTGGGGTAAAGGATGTTAATGACATGATGAAG AAAGGAGTGAAGCAGATTCCCTCCTATAAATTTCTGCCTCTCATGTATCAGCTGGCTGCACGCATGGGAACCAAAATGACAACTGGCACCGGCGAGGACGCGGGGTTCGACAGTGTCCTCCACGAC CTGATCTGCAGAGCATCTCTGGAGCATCCTCATCACACGCTCTTCATCATCTTCGCCCTGGTGAACGCCAACAATGACGAGAACTTCTGCAGAGGCAGGTTATCCAAGAGCGCTCCAGGGCAGCCGTCACCATTTGATGTG GCTCGTTCAGATATGGCCAGGAAAATCATTAGCGTGTTAAGGAAGAAGAGAGGCCAGATGATCCGGGGGGTCGAGCGCCTGTGTGACGCCTATATCGCTTTGGCCAACATGGATGCTAGCAAGCACAAAACCGAGAAGA AGGCTATTCCCATACCAGCTGATCAGCCCCTCATGCAAATCAAAGACTTGGATGAGGTTGCCACCCCCACAATGGAGATCAag GTGGATCCTTCTGGTTGCTATGACAACCTGGTGACTGTCAGATCCTTCATGCCCCGGTATCACCTGGCTGGGGGGGTCAACTTGCCCAAGATCATAGACTGTGTCGGCTCTGATGGAAAGAGCAGGAGACAGCTGGTCAAG GGCCAGGATGACCTCAGGCAGGATGCTGTGATGCAGCAGGTCTTCAGCATGTGCTCCATGCTGCTGCAACGTAACACGGACACACGCAAGAGGAAGCTCAATATCAGAAGATACAAG GTGGTGCCGTTCTCCCAGCGTAGCGGCGTGTTGGAATGGTGTTCAGGCACAATGCCCATCGGCGAGTTTCTGGTGGATCCCACTAAAGGAGCACACAAGCGCTTCAGACCCCAGGACTCGAGTAACTTAGCCTGCCGCAAGCAGATGATG GAAGCTCAAAGACTTGGGTTTGATGAGAAGCTGCAGACCTACATGGAGGTGTGTAAGAACTTCAGGCCAGTCTTCAGGTATTTCTGCATGGAAAGATTCCTGGACCCTGCGGTGTGGATGGAGAAACGGCTGGCCTACACACGTAGTGTGGCCACATCCTCCATAG TTGGCTACATTGTAGGTCTGGGGGACAGACACATCCAGAACATCCTGATTGACGAACAGACAGCTGAGTTGGTTCATATCGATTTAG GTGTGGCCTTTGAGCAGGGGAAGATTCTTCCCACCCCTGAGACCGTCCCCTTCAGACTGTCCAGAGACATCGTGGACGGGATGGGAATCACTGGAGTGGAGGGAGTTTTCAGGAG ATGTTGTGAGAAGACCATGGAAGTGATGAGAAACTCTCAAGAAGCTCTGCTGACTATTGTGGAG GTGCTGCTCTACGACCCTCTGTTCGACTGGACCATGAACCCTCTGAAGGCCTTCCACCTGCAGCACGACGAGCAGCAGGAGCTAAATGCAACTCTGGGCTCCACCATGGGGGGAGATGTTATAGATAACCAATGTAAATCCAG TGACAGTCAGAGCTTCAACAAGGTGGCGGAGCGGGTGTTGCTTcggctgcaggagaagctgaaaggggtggaggagggtaCGGTGCTTAGCATCGGGGGGCAGGTCAACCTGCTCATCCAACAAGCAATGGACCCCAAAAACCTCAGCAGACTTTTCCCTGGCTGGCAGGCCTGGGTGTAG